From Hyla sarda isolate aHylSar1 unplaced genomic scaffold, aHylSar1.hap1 scaffold_2539, whole genome shotgun sequence, a single genomic window includes:
- the LOC130323740 gene encoding uncharacterized protein LOC130323740: SKHSQEGAKHQGTAHSSHYLHQIRAQTGGGEAPRHRSFLTLIYTRLKHSQEGAKHQGTAHSSHYLHQIEAQPGGGAKSTKAPLIPHTIYTRSKHSQEGAKAPRHRSFLTLSTPDRQHSQEGAKHQGTAHSSHYLHQIEAQPGGGEAPRHRSFLTPSTPDRSTARRGRSTKAPLIPHTIYTRSEQTEEGGEAPRHHSFLTLSTPDQSTARRGRSTEAPLIPHTIYTRSEQTGGVKHRGTAHSSHYLHQIRAQPGGGEAPRLRSFLTLSKPESEHSQEGGEAPRHHSFLTLSTPDQSTARRGEAPRLRSFLTLSTPDQSTARRGAKHPGTTHSSHYLHQIRTQPGGGEAQRHCSFLTLSTPDQSTARRGEAPRHTLIPHTIYTRSEHKQEGAKHRGSAHSSHYLHQIRAQPGGVKHRRHRSFLTLSTPDQNTARRGRSTEAPLIPHTIYTRSEHSQEGAKHRGNRSFLTHYLHQIRADRRGRSTEATAHSLHYLHQIRADRRGRSTEAPLIPHTI; the protein is encoded by the exons ATCGAAGCACAGCCAGGAGGGGGCGAAGCACCAAGGCACCGCTCATTCCTCACACTATCTACACCAGATCAGAGCACAGACAGGAGGGGGCGAAGCACCGAGGCACCGCTCATTCCTCACACTAATCTACACCAGATTGAAGCACAGCCAGGAGGGGGCGAAGCACCAAGGCACCGCTCATTCCTCACACTATCTACACCAGATCGAAGCACAGCCAGGAGGAGGGGCGAAGAGCACCAAGGCACCGCTCATTCCTCACACTATCTACACCAGATCGAAGCACAGCCAGGAGGGGGCGAAAGCACCAAGGCACCGCTCATTCCTCACACTATCTACACCAGATCGACAGCACAGCCAGGAGGGGGCGAAGCACCAAGGCACCGCTCATTCCTCACACTATCTACACCAGATCGAAGCACAGCCAGGAGGGGGCGAAGCACCAAGGCACCGCTCATTCCTCACACCATCTACACCAGATCGAAGCACAGCCAGGAGGGGGCGAAGCACCAAGGCACCGCTCATTCCTCACACTATCTACACCAGATCAGAGCAGACAGAGGAGGGGGGCGAAGCACCGAGGCACCACTCATTCCTCACACTATCTACACCAGATCAGAGCACAGCCAGGAGGGGGCGAAGCACCGAGGCACCACTCATTCCTCACACTATCTACACCAGATCAGAGCAGACAGGAGGGGTGAAGCACCGAGGCACCGCTCATTCCTCACACTATCTACACCAGATCAGAGCACAGCCAGGAGGGGGCGAAGCACCGAGGCTCCGCTCATTCCTCACACTATCTAAACCAGAATCAGAGCACAGCCAGGAGGGGGGCGAAGCACCCAGGCACCACTCATTCCTCACACTATCTACACCAGATCAGAGCACAGCCAGGAGGGGTGAAGCACCGAGGCTCCGCTCATTCCTCACACTATCTACACCAGATCAGAGCACAGCCAGGAGGG GGGCGAAGCACCCAGGCACCACTCATTCCTCACACTATCTACACCAGATCAGAACACAGCCAGGAGGGGGCGAAGCACAGAGGCACTGCTCATTCCTCACACTATCTACACCAGATCAGAGCACAGCCAGGAGGGGTGAAGCACCAAGGCACACGCTCATTCCTCACACTATCTACACCAGATCAGAGCACAAACAGGAGGGGGCGAAGCACCGAGGCTCCGCTCATTCCTCACACTATCTACACCAGATCAGAGCACAGCCAGGAGGGGTGAAGCACAGAAGGCACCGCTCATTCCTCACACTATCTACACCAGATCAGAACACAGCCAGGAGGGGGCGAAGCACAGAGGCACCGCTCATTCCTCACACTATCTACACCAGATCAGAACACAGCCAGGAGGGGGCGAAGCACAGAGGCAACCGCTCATTCCTCACACACTATCTACACCAGATCAGAGCAGACAGGAGGGGGCGAAGCACCGAGGCAACCGCTCATTCCTTACACTATCTACACCAGATCAGAGCAGACAGGAGGGGGCGAAGCACCGAGGCACCGCTCATTCCTCACACTATCTAA
- the PSMD5 gene encoding LOW QUALITY PROTEIN: 26S proteasome non-ATPase regulatory subunit 5 (The sequence of the model RefSeq protein was modified relative to this genomic sequence to represent the inferred CDS: deleted 1 base in 1 codon) — protein MAASIEHLLCALSGAGDHLEELRTLQTAVLALPLGALRERGPELRLDGVFSIMNGGDREQVSLCVTILERILQALDPVHIARNYKEELQRGLHHPEDPVRLLAISQVGRIVESSEAMTEILNNLDLLRQMIVCIGGDKIAVAKEAMTSLSRIGRSSPGLQLLFGSNLLSELRAVMAVSDVVRYRVYELVLEIASVSAESLSFCANCAILPQLLEELTGDDVLVRVACVEMVTSLSGTLHGRQYLAQQGVIDKISNLIVGADADPLSGLYLPGLVKFFGNLALVDSPQQICEHYPAFLKKVFDMATGQEPTMIGVAVDTLGVLASNIEGKQILQKAGSRFIEVFRRIGHHARSSPTELRVRCLDAIASIMFLLPDDHTDDLLAMAESWFRSLSTQPIETFRSMAAQPFPELHCGSLKVFTAIANQPWAQRMMIDSPGFVEYIVDRSVDPDKDSKDAKFELVKALIGAKTTAEVFGNQHYLRLRAYHREGPYYVRAVSTVAVEGAE, from the exons ATGGCGGCGTCCATAGAGCATCTGCTGTGTGCGCTGTCCGGGGCCGGGGACCACCTGGAGGAGCTGCGGACCCTACAGACGGCGGTGCTGGCCCTGCCCCTGGGGGCCCTGAGGGAGAGGGGCCCGGAGCTGCGGCTGGACGGCGTCTTCTCCATCATGAACGGCGGCGACAG GGAGCAGGTTTCGTTGTGCGTTACGATCCTGGAGAGAATCCTTCAGGCTTTGGATCCGGTTCACATTGCCAGAAATTATAAGGAAGAACTGCAGAGGGGGCTGCACCACCCCGAGGACCCCGTCAGGCTGCTGGCTATATCACAG GTCGGGAGGATTGTGGAGAGTTCGGAGGCGATGACCGAAATACTGAACAACCTGGATCTGCTGAGACAAATGATCGTGTGCATCGGAGGAGACAAGATCGCGGTGGCGAAGGAG GCGATGACGTCCCTCTCCAGGATCGGTCGCAGCTCGCCCGGATTACAGCTTCTGTTCGGGAGCAACTTGTTATCAGAACTGAGGGCGGTGATGGCGGTGAGCGACGTAGTGCGGTACAGAGTGTACGAG CTGGTGCTGGAGATCGCCTCCGTGTCGGCCGAGTCTCTGAGCTTCTGTGCCAATTGTGCCATTCTGCCGCAGTTACTGGAGGAGCTGACGGGGGACGACGTCCTTGTGAG GGTAGCCTGTGTGGAGATGGTCACATCCCTGTCGGGCACACTCCATGGACGCCAGTATCTGGCCCAGCAGGGAGTCATTGATAAGATATCTAACCTGATAGTGGGGGCGGACGCGGACCCCTTATCGGGGCTCTATTTACCAG GTCTGGTGAAATTCTTTGGAAATCTGGCGCTGGTGGACAGTCCGCAGCAGATCTGTGAGCATTACCCAGCATTCCTGAAGAAAGTGTTTGATATGGCGACGGGTCAGGAGCCCACCATGATCGGCGTCGCTGTGGACACACTGGGGGTCCTGGCCTCTAACATAGAAGGGAAACAAATACTACAGAAAGCGG GTAGCCGATTTATTGAAGTTTTCAGGAGAATCGGTCACCATGCGAGGAGCAGCCCCACCGAGCTGCGTGTGCGTTGTTTAGACGCCATCGcctccatcatgttcctcctg CCGGACGACCACACGGACGACCTCCTAGCGATGGCGGAGTCTTGGTTCCGGAGCCTGTCCACCCAGCCcatagagacgttccggagcatgGCGGCCCAGCCCTTCCCGGAGCTGCACTGCGGATCGCTCAAGGTCTTCACT GCCATCGCCAACCAGCCCTGGGCGCAGCGGATGATGATTGACAGCCCGGGGTTCGTGGAGTATATCGTGGACCGATCTGTGGACCCCGACAAGGATTCCAAGGACGCCAAATTTGAACTTGTTAAAGCGCTAATTGGCGCCAAAACCACAGCGGAAGTGTTCGGGAACCAACATTACCTGCGG TTGCGCGCCTAtcaccgggagggcccctactaTGTCAGAGCCGTGTCCACTGTAGCGGTGGAGGGAGCAGAGTAG